A window of Stenotrophomonas indicatrix genomic DNA:
GGGTTATTCCGCTGGCGGCTTCACCGCACTGCTCAGCGCCGGCGCACGGCCGGACATGACGCGGCTGCTGGCGTTCTGCCAGGCGCACCCGGACGACGGCGTGTGCAGGCCGCAGCAGGAAGCGGCCGCGCATACGATGGCGGCGCGTCTTGCTGCGGCGGCGTCACCACAACTGCAACCGTACGTGCAGCATGCACAGGATGATCGTTCGATTGCCGGCGTGCGCGCGGTGTTCGTGCTGGCGCCCGCCATCGTGCAGGCGTTTGCACCGGAGCAGCTGAAGGTGTTGCGGCAGCCGGTGATGATCGTGCTGGGTTCAGCGGATGAAGTGGCGCCGCCGGTGACCAACGGTGATGTGGCGGCGGCGCTGATTCCGAAAGCAACGCTGCACGCGCTGCCCGGTGTCGGCCACTACGATTTCCTGTCTGCCTGCACGCCACTGGCAGATGAGCGGCTGCAGGCGCTGTGCATGACTGCGGTACCGAAGGAGCAGACGCATGCGGTGGCGGTGGAAGACGCGGTGCGCTTCTTCGGGGAAGCCTTGCGCTGAAGACAGTCGAGCACGGCTCGATGCCAGGGCTGGCAACAACGATTCGTTGCACAGGTGATGACGCGGCGCAAAGGTGCGCGGGACTACACTGCACCCAGCGCTCCACGGAGGATCGATCATGCGCCTGTTGCATCTTTCTCTGCCGGTATCCGATGTTGCCAACGTCGCCGCGTACTTCCGCGACGTGCTGCAGCTGGAGGTGGCCGGCGACCAAGTCCGCATTGGCTGGAGCACGATCCAGCTGCAACCGGCGAATGGCCGTCCGGTAGGCGGCGTGCACCTTGCCTTCAATGTGCCGGACAACCGCTTCGCCGACGCCATGAGCTGGCTGCGTGCACGCACGCCGTTGCAATGCAATCCGGAAGGGCTGGACTACTTCGCACTGGAAAGCAGCTGGCAGTCGCAGTCGGTGTATTTCACCGGACCCGATGGCCTGATCCTCGAACTGATCGGCCGCAGGCGCTTGCCGGCCAGCGACCGCAGTGGCGCCTTCCATGGCAGCGAACTGACCTGCCTGAGCGAGGTCGGCCTGCCCAGCCATGATGTCGCTGCGGTGCGCGAACAATCCAACCAACGCTTCGGCCTGCGGCCGATCAGCCCGCCGTCGCCCCAGTTCGCGCCGATGGGTGATGACGAGGGCCTGTTGATCGTGGTCGCTGCCGATCGCCGTTGGTTCCCCGAGCAGAAGGACCTGCCCAACGCGCAGGGCCTGCAGCTGGAGGTGGCCGATGTGAGCAGCAGCGGCGAGCTGCACGATGCCGCGCTGGGCTGGCGGGTGCAGGCGGCCTGAGTTACCAGCTGCCCGAGGCGCCACCGCCTCCGCTGCGGCCACCACCACCGGACCAGTCGCTGGAACTGCTTGAGGACGCACTGGACGACGAGGTGCTGGACGAGGAGCGGTAGCCTCTGGACGCCCCCCGGCCGCCGCGGTTTTTTTCGCCGGGCAGCAGAGTGAACACCCAGATGAAGTACAGGAACAGCGTGCCCATGCTGGACACGATCGTCGCCAGCACGCGGGCGTTCTCCTCGCCGGCACGGTCGATGGCCAGCAGCGCGCCCAGCGCATAGCCACCGGTCAGCAGCACCAGCACCACCAAGCGGATGGCGAAGCTGTTGCGGTTCTTCCGCCAACGCGCGCGACCGGCCTGCACCAGGAAGAACACCAGCATGGCGGCGATGCCGACCGCCAGGTTCAGCAGCGTGTGCAGCGCAAGGCTGGGCGGCAACTGGCCGCGTACCAGCATCACCGCGAAGAAGCCGGTGCTGACGGCCAGCATGCCGTACAGCACGATGCGTACGCCGCCGCTGCGACGCCAGCACCAGCCCAGCAGGGTTGCCACCGGTACGGCGGGCAGCAGCACGAAGACCAACGCCGGCAGCACGTGGCGCGGCAGCAGCAGCGACGCAGAAAGCCCTCCCGCGGCGATCACCGCCGTCACCAGCAGCGGTCTGCCCCACGCAGGCAATGTCGGCCACGTTGACCTGGGCATCGCCGCATTGGCTGCCAGTGCCTTGCGCCGCCGCTCGCGGCGGTTACCGGTGAAATCGGCTTCGGTCCTCGTCGCCAGCAGACGCGGCGGCGATCGCCACAGACCGGCCAGGAAGCCCGCCAGCAACGTCAGCGCGACGACCGAATCCCCCGTGCGCCAGTCCGCGGGCAACACGTTGCGTGCCGGCGTATCTTCCCAGGGCGGCAGTTGCTCGCCGTCGACCAGCGCCACCAGCACGTGGGTGCCGTCCAGCACGCCCTGGTCCAGGTCTCCCTCGCGCAGCCGCGGCACGATCGCCTTGTCGATGATGCGCGCGGCATAGGCATCGGGAATGGTGCCTTCCAGGCCATAGCCGGTCTGGATGCGTACACGCCGCTCCTGCACCGCCACCAGCAGCAGTACGCCGTCATCGACACCGGCGCGGCCCAGCTGCCATTGGTCGAACACTCGCTGCGCATAGGCTTCGATGCCTTCCTCGCCAACGCTGGGCACCACCAGCACCTGCAGCTGCGCGCCCTTGCGTGCCTGCAGCTGCAATGCCTGCTCGCGCAGCGCGGCGCGGGTGCTGGCGGACAGCGCATTGGCGGTGTCCACCACCGGGTCATTCAACGCTGGGACCGGGGCTGCCGCCAGCGCCAGCATCGGCAGCAGGCAGAGCAGCAGTGCAAGCCATGCCCAGTGCCCTGCGTTGCGCCACTGCCGCACCCGCCTCATGGGGCTGCCGCGCTCTGCACGTGCAGAGCACGACGTGGGGCCGACCCGTTGCTCGGCAATGACGGTGGTACACATGCTTCGGAACGGCATCCGTGTATTTCCTCACTCCGGAAAGGGAAAAGCCGGCCGGGTCGCCCCGGCCGGCCTCCTTTACCACACACCTCTTGTCAGGCAGCGGTCAACGGCCCATGGCCACTCGCTGCTGCTCGTCCTGTACGTGCTGCTGCGAGGGCTCATGCTTGGCCAGCAGTGCAGCACTGGTCTCCTGCACGCTTGGCGCCGTCTGGGTCATGTCCACCGCAGTGCGGAAGCCGGGAACGGTGCCCATCACGAATGCCTTGCCATCCTGCAAGGTCACGCCCTGCAGCTTCTCCGGCGAATCGATGCCGGCGGCCTTGGCCTGGGCAGTCACATGGGCGGCCATCTCGTTGCAGATCATGCCCGGCATGTGGCCGCGGATCGCGTTGTGCAGCGGCGTATCCGGATGCGCCTTGTCGCCCAGTTGCGGCCCTTTCGGCGCCGCCTCGGCTTGGCTGCGGCCTTCGGCCAGCTTGCCCAGCGTGGCCGGACCGGCCACGCCGTCGGCGGAGAGGCCCTGCTGCTTCTGGTAGGCAGTCAGCGCATCGCGGGTATTGGCACCAAAGTTGCCATCCTCGCTCAGCCGGTTGCCGTGGCTGTCGCGCACGCCCAAGCGGTTGAGCTCCTTCTGCATGGCAGTCACTTCCTCGCCCTTGGCGCCCTGGCGCAGTACACCGCCGTGGTCGCCATCGTGCGCATGGCCACCCTTGCCGGTTTCCTTCAGCTTGCCCTGGTCCCAGAAATCCTGCGGGCTGACCAGCTTGCCGTGCGGATCCTTCAACTGGTAATGCACGTGCTGGGCATACTGCCCTGCACCACCGGGGCCACGCCCACCCATGGTGCCGATCGGTTCGCCGGCCTTGATCGGCTGGCCCTCCTTCACCTGGGTCGACTGCAGGTGCAGGATCTCGTGCGAGTTGCCCTGCGCATCTCTGATCTTCACCGTGCCGTAGTCGCCACCGACAAAGGTCACCGTGCCGGAAATCGGCGCATTGACGGTCGGATGCTGCAGGTTGCGGCCGTGCTGGCCACCGACGTAGTTGAAGTCGGTGCCGCCGTGCGGCTTGTGCGCACGGTGTTCGCCGAACTCACCGGTAACGTGCGGCTTGACCCCGTTCTGCGGGGGCAGCATCACCTGCATCGTCTGCTCGAAGTTGCGGGTCTGGCCTTCAGCATGTGCCGCTGCCGGCTTGGCCTGCGCCTGTGCAGCGGCGCCCACGGCGGCTGCGGTCTGGCCACCATGGGACTGGCCGTGGGTCTGCGCCAGGCGCTGCTCCACGAACTGCTCGTACCTGTCCACGTATGGCATCACCTTCTTTTCGGAAAGGTTGAGGCCGCCGTAGTCGCGGGTCGGACCATCGTGATGGTACTTGTAGATGTATTCCTCGCCCTGGCCGCGCTTGTGTGCCAGGTTGCGGTTGTCAATGTAGTGGTCAACCAATGCATCGGACTGGGCGCCGACGTCGAAGCGGTTACGGTTGTTGAGGTGGTAGTGATTGCCGGTCTTGTCGATGAACTGGCCCAGGCCCGAGGCCGAGGTGGTGCCTGCGGCAGCATCGGGGTTGAATCCCGATTCCACGCGGGCGATGGCCAGTACGTGTGCGGTTTCGCGCGGGGTCAGTCCCTTCTCGCGCGCCGACTCGATGAGCGTGTCGATCACCCGTGACTGCACCTCCGGGGTTGCATCGCCCCACCGGCGGGAGTTCCCGTGCAGGCGCCCGTCGCTCTGGTCGATCGGCTCGCGGTAGTGGCTCCACGATTTGATGCGGTCACTGCTGTAGGCCGCCCCGCGGGGCTGGACCATGTCCTGGTAGATGTCTGCCATGTCTGTGCTATCCATTCTATGAAAAAGGGAATTTCCTTAAGGGGTACTGCTCCTGGTACTTCCGGTGTTGCGGTACTGCGCTCGCAGCGCACATGCGACGTCCTGCCGCTGCGCTCAGTCTTCGATGTAGTTCACCTCCGGGTGCTTGATGCCGAGCGTGTCGATCAGCTTCTCGTACTCGTCGTTGTTGGGCTCCTGCTCATCGCCTTCCGTGCCACGCAGCGGCGGCGTGCTGTGGGTCAGCTGGCGGCCACTGGCGTCGTACAGGTAGTACCACTCGCAGAAGCTGCAGCCGAACGGCAGTTCACCGTACTGCACGACGAAATACGGCGTGCCGCTCCGGTCCTGCACGCAGGCCAGGCCGACGGCGGTGTAGCCGTCCATTTCCTTGGGTACGGCAATGGCCTGGCGTGTGCCGTCCTTTTCGATTTCCAGCGTGGTCAGCCGGGAAGCGTCCGTGTCTTGGGTGGGCAGGGCCGCCAGGTGCAGGCGGGTGCCTTGGCAATCGATATGCATGCCGGTCTCATCGCGCGTAGGGGAGGTGGGAAGGGATGCGGCCGCGGCGGCAGGTGCGGCCGGCGTCGTTGCCGGGTTCGAAGAAGCAGGGGTCGCCGCCGGCGCGGATGCCTCCGGGCCGCTGCAGGCAGCGAGCATCAGGGCCAGCACGGGGGCAACGGGAAACAGGCGCATGCGATGCTCCTTGGGGTGAACCACGCGCCCCCCGCAGGCGGTCGCGCGGAGGATCAGATCGATTCGTCCTCACGCTTGACCAGCTGCCAGCACGGCTTCTGGGCAAAGGTGTAGGTCTGCTGGTCGCTGGTATCGGGAGTGCGCATCTGCACCTGCACCTGTCCGTCAGGCAGACGGGTGACCTGCATCTGGCGACCCTGCCGCTGCAGCGTGGCCGGATCCGGCATCACCGGCCATTCGACCTTGGCCAGTGGCACTTTCTCCTCCACCTTGCGCGGCTCCGGCTCGGCTTCGGCATCGATGTGGCTGTCCAGCAGCGGATCGGCCGTGGACGTTTCCTGCAACGCGATCTCGTTGCCGAAGTGCTTGAG
This region includes:
- a CDS encoding alpha/beta hydrolase family protein codes for the protein MLTLLLAALAPMAMAAAPTIAGERHGVTTLNSAAIRDSAQREVLRFTVWYPAMPGSEETPLTIGPPDAPLFEVGRAAKDAPTAGGRLPTLLLSHGNGGTARMMGWLGTALARAGYLVIAVDHPGNNGADEMTLAGSVLTWLRADDLKAALAAVQADPQLGPHVDASRLGVVGYSAGGFTALLSAGARPDMTRLLAFCQAHPDDGVCRPQQEAAAHTMAARLAAAASPQLQPYVQHAQDDRSIAGVRAVFVLAPAIVQAFAPEQLKVLRQPVMIVLGSADEVAPPVTNGDVAAALIPKATLHALPGVGHYDFLSACTPLADERLQALCMTAVPKEQTHAVAVEDAVRFFGEALR
- a CDS encoding VOC family protein, whose protein sequence is MRLLHLSLPVSDVANVAAYFRDVLQLEVAGDQVRIGWSTIQLQPANGRPVGGVHLAFNVPDNRFADAMSWLRARTPLQCNPEGLDYFALESSWQSQSVYFTGPDGLILELIGRRRLPASDRSGAFHGSELTCLSEVGLPSHDVAAVREQSNQRFGLRPISPPSPQFAPMGDDEGLLIVVAADRRWFPEQKDLPNAQGLQLEVADVSSSGELHDAALGWRVQAA
- a CDS encoding TPM domain-containing protein — its product is MRRVRQWRNAGHWAWLALLLCLLPMLALAAAPVPALNDPVVDTANALSASTRAALREQALQLQARKGAQLQVLVVPSVGEEGIEAYAQRVFDQWQLGRAGVDDGVLLLVAVQERRVRIQTGYGLEGTIPDAYAARIIDKAIVPRLREGDLDQGVLDGTHVLVALVDGEQLPPWEDTPARNVLPADWRTGDSVVALTLLAGFLAGLWRSPPRLLATRTEADFTGNRRERRRKALAANAAMPRSTWPTLPAWGRPLLVTAVIAAGGLSASLLLPRHVLPALVFVLLPAVPVATLLGWCWRRSGGVRIVLYGMLAVSTGFFAVMLVRGQLPPSLALHTLLNLAVGIAAMLVFFLVQAGRARWRKNRNSFAIRLVVLVLLTGGYALGALLAIDRAGEENARVLATIVSSMGTLFLYFIWVFTLLPGEKNRGGRGASRGYRSSSSTSSSSASSSSSSDWSGGGGRSGGGGASGSW
- a CDS encoding peptidoglycan-binding protein is translated as MADIYQDMVQPRGAAYSSDRIKSWSHYREPIDQSDGRLHGNSRRWGDATPEVQSRVIDTLIESAREKGLTPRETAHVLAIARVESGFNPDAAAGTTSASGLGQFIDKTGNHYHLNNRNRFDVGAQSDALVDHYIDNRNLAHKRGQGEEYIYKYHHDGPTRDYGGLNLSEKKVMPYVDRYEQFVEQRLAQTHGQSHGGQTAAAVGAAAQAQAKPAAAHAEGQTRNFEQTMQVMLPPQNGVKPHVTGEFGEHRAHKPHGGTDFNYVGGQHGRNLQHPTVNAPISGTVTFVGGDYGTVKIRDAQGNSHEILHLQSTQVKEGQPIKAGEPIGTMGGRGPGGAGQYAQHVHYQLKDPHGKLVSPQDFWDQGKLKETGKGGHAHDGDHGGVLRQGAKGEEVTAMQKELNRLGVRDSHGNRLSEDGNFGANTRDALTAYQKQQGLSADGVAGPATLGKLAEGRSQAEAAPKGPQLGDKAHPDTPLHNAIRGHMPGMICNEMAAHVTAQAKAAGIDSPEKLQGVTLQDGKAFVMGTVPGFRTAVDMTQTAPSVQETSAALLAKHEPSQQHVQDEQQRVAMGR